From Clarias gariepinus isolate MV-2021 ecotype Netherlands chromosome 2, CGAR_prim_01v2, whole genome shotgun sequence, one genomic window encodes:
- the shisal1b gene encoding protein shisa-like-1a isoform X2: MGEGKKMSVTRCRSINLLAIILLLFSSAALSAHFRVCEPYTDHKGRYHFGFHCPRLSDNKTYMFCCHHNNTAFKYCCNDTEFQTIMQVNLTTTLDGFSHNNYTALVGVWIYGFFIMVLLALDFLYYSAINYEMFRVYLEKWGLGGRWLKQARNQWQRPEQEESQGQPSHPGALSGLSHYQQPQYQSQPRHSLKPEAQSPTHTAHNTSIA, encoded by the exons AtgggggagggaaaaaaaatgagtgtCACTAGATGTCGGTCCATCAACCTTTTGGCCATCATCCTACTCCTATTTTCCTCTGCAG CTCTCTCAGCTCATTTTCGGGTGTGTGAACCCTACACTGACCACAAGGGCCGGTATCATTTTGGATTCCACTGTCCTCGTCTGTCAGACAACAAGACCTATATGTTCTGTTGTCACCACAACAACACTGCTTTCAAGTACTGCTGCAATGACACTGAGTTTCAAACCATCATGCAGGTCAACCTCACAACCACTCTAGATGGGTTTTCTCACAA TAACTACACAGCACTAGTTGGAGTGTGGATCTATGGCtttttcatcatggtgctgCTGGCACTGGACTTCCTCTACTATTCAGCCATAAACTATGAAATGTTCAGGGTTTACCTGGAGAAGTGGGGGCTTGGGGGGCGCTGGTTGAAGCAGGCTCGCAATCAGTGGCAACGGCCTGAGCAAGAGGAGAGTCAGGGGCAGCCTTCTCATCCTGGAGCTCTGTCAGGATTATCCCACTACCAACAACCACAATATCAATCCCAGCCCAGACACAGCCTGAAGCCAGAAGCCCAGAGTCCGACACACACCGCACACAACACATCAATCGCCTG
- the shisal1b gene encoding protein shisa-like-1a isoform X1: protein MGEGKKMSVTRCRSINLLAIILLLFSSAALSAHFRVCEPYTDHKGRYHFGFHCPRLSDNKTYMFCCHHNNTAFKYCCNDTEFQTIMQVNLTTTLDGFSHNNYTALVGVWIYGFFIMVLLALDFLYYSAINYEMFRVYLEKWGLGGRWLKQARNQWQRPEQEESQGQPSHPGALSGLSHYQQPQYQSQPRHSLKPEAQSPTHTAHNTSIAW, encoded by the exons AtgggggagggaaaaaaaatgagtgtCACTAGATGTCGGTCCATCAACCTTTTGGCCATCATCCTACTCCTATTTTCCTCTGCAG CTCTCTCAGCTCATTTTCGGGTGTGTGAACCCTACACTGACCACAAGGGCCGGTATCATTTTGGATTCCACTGTCCTCGTCTGTCAGACAACAAGACCTATATGTTCTGTTGTCACCACAACAACACTGCTTTCAAGTACTGCTGCAATGACACTGAGTTTCAAACCATCATGCAGGTCAACCTCACAACCACTCTAGATGGGTTTTCTCACAA TAACTACACAGCACTAGTTGGAGTGTGGATCTATGGCtttttcatcatggtgctgCTGGCACTGGACTTCCTCTACTATTCAGCCATAAACTATGAAATGTTCAGGGTTTACCTGGAGAAGTGGGGGCTTGGGGGGCGCTGGTTGAAGCAGGCTCGCAATCAGTGGCAACGGCCTGAGCAAGAGGAGAGTCAGGGGCAGCCTTCTCATCCTGGAGCTCTGTCAGGATTATCCCACTACCAACAACCACAATATCAATCCCAGCCCAGACACAGCCTGAAGCCAGAAGCCCAGAGTCCGACACACACCGCACACAACACATCAATCGCCTGGTGA